A stretch of the Lactuca sativa cultivar Salinas chromosome 9, Lsat_Salinas_v11, whole genome shotgun sequence genome encodes the following:
- the LOC111920558 gene encoding 40S ribosomal protein S29 has product MGHSNIWNSHPKTYGPGSRTCRVCGNSHGIIRKYGLMCCRQCFHSNAKEIGFIKYR; this is encoded by the exons ATGGGGCACTCTAACATATGGAATTCTCACCCTAAGACCTACGGCCCTGGTTCGCGCACCTG CCGTGTGTGTGGGAACTCTCATGGTATAATCAGGAAATATGGTCTCATGTGTTGCAGACAGTGTTTCCATAGCAATGCTAAGGAAATTGGTTTCATTAAG TATCGTTAA